The Candidatus Sysuiplasma acidicola genome includes the window ACCAGGAACGGAATGGCTGATACGCGGGCTGCCGCGCTGATGATACACGCTGTCGACAAACTCTGCCTTAAGAGCGAAATGGATTGCGGGCCCATGTGCAATTTGGCCGTCGAGGCAGAAACCGTCAGGATAAACGGTATCCGGACGGAGATGAGGGAAAAGAGACTCGTTCCCGGCACCGTTTACAGGTGAAATGCCTTACACCATTCATTCATCCTGGCCGGGGACCAGATGTTCCTTATAATGCTGAAAAATTTTATCATACTTACCGGCGGCAGCTGCAGTCCTCTCTTCCACCCATTTCTCCACATCTTCCTTTGACGTTTTTTTGAGGCATTCGTCACACCACCAACCCAGGATATACAGATTCTCGGTATGGAAGAACTTGCCTTTGGGATAATCGTCGTATTTCAGTTCGCCGCATCTCACGCATTTCTTGCGCACTTCAGTACCCAATGAGATACCCGACATGGAAGATTTGCGTGTGGTTATTAACCTTTGCTCAAACAGACACGGCACATACACTTTGAAAATACAATACAATATATACAATAATGAGTAATAAAAAGTTTTAAGCTTAAGACCATTATCTTATTTTTTGTCTGAGTGATATGGAAATTCTGGAGTATGATGTGATAATTCTCGGTTCCGGCCTCGGAGGGCTAACTACCGCGATTCATGCCAGCCTGAAGAGCAAGAAAAAGCTGAGGATTGCTATTGTTACCAAGCTGCATGCAATGAGGAGCCATTCCGTGTCCGCCGAGGGAGGCATTTCCGGCGTCCTCTATCCGGAAACTAACAAGGATTCCAAGGAACTCCATGCATATGACACCGTCAAGGGTTCAGACTACCTCGCCGATCAGGACGCCGTTGAATTGCTCGTGGAGAATGCGCCAAACGAAATAAGGTTCTACGACCACATAGGCGTTGCGTGGAATCGCAACGATGCAGGACAGATACAGCAGCGTCCTTTCGGTGGCATGAGCATTCCGAGAACTGCATTTGCCGCCGATAAAACAGGGTTCTTCATGATGAGGGCACTCTATGATGAAGTGACGGGTTTCGAAAATATCGAAGTCTTTCACGAACACTTCGCGACAAAGATCTTCCTTGACGGGCAGAGGTTTACCGGTCTGTTCGCAATTGACCTTTCGACGGGCGCCATGAAGCTTTTCAAAGGCAGTGCCTGTGTTATTGCCACCGGCGGTTTTTCCAGAATATACGGGTTCACCACAACATCCCATTCCAGTACCGGTGACGGGATAGCACTGGCATATCGTGCCGGGCTTCCGCTGAAGGACATGGAATTTGTTCAATTTCATCCGACGGGACTCGTCCCGAGCGGCATACTGATTACTGAGGCTGCCAGGGGAGAGGGTGGATATCTCAGGAACAACAAGAATGAGCGGTTCATGGAGAAGTATGCGAAGAGCAAGATGGAACTTGCTCCGAGGGACATAGTCTCAAGGGCAATAGTCACTGAGATCGGACAGGGTAACGGCTTCACGCATGAAGAAACGGGAATGAAATATGTTCACCTTGATCTCACTCATCTTGACGGAAGACTTCTCGATGAGCGCCTCCCTATGATAAAGGAGCTGTCAATCAAGATGCTGAACATAGATCCGCACAAGGAGCCCCTGCCGATAAGACCGGCAGCACACTTCACCATGGGCGGCATACACACGAACATAAAAGGCGAAGTTATGGCTGGAGCAACTGGCAAGCCTGCAGGCGGCATTTGGGCCGTGGGAGAGTGCGGCTGTGTGAGCGTGCACGGATCCAACAGGCTGGGAAGCAATTCGCTCAGTCAGTGCTCCGTATGGGGAAGATTTGCTGGAGAAGCTGTGCCGGGTTATGTAAACAGCATCGGAGGAAGAGCGGACGGTGCTGAAATCGTGCGCCAGGGAGAGGCGGAGGAGAAGAGGGTCAATGCGCTGCTCGAAGGCGGAGGATCCGTTAATCCGTACGAACTGCAGACGAAGCTGCAGAACACAATGGACGAACTCGTCTATGTGTACAGAAGGAGCGATGAACTGCAGAAAGCATCAGCCGCTATTAAGGAGATAAGAAAACAGTATGCAGACATACACGTTACAGACAGGGGAACGGCATACAACACAAACCTGAGGGATGCGCTGCAGGTCGAGAATCTGATAGACCTTGCCGAAGTTGTAGTTGAGGGTGCATTGAGAAGGAAGGAAAGCAGGGGTGCCCATGCAATGATAGAGTATCCGAAACGGGATGATGCCAACTGGCTGAAGCACACGATTGCATCCAGGGGTAAAAAGGGAGTCAAGATTGAATACATTCCTGTTACGCTCACGAGGTGGGAGCCGCAGGAGAGGGTGTACTGACATGGAAAAGAAAACGTATGATGCGCGCGGAAGCATCGGGAATCTCGGCAGGCTTACCGCTTTTGACAGAGAAGCGTTTTACCATCTGATTTCGTACAGGCTGCTCATAATCGCATCAACCATAACAGTCGTTCTGTTCATGCTGAGCCTCGGCTTACATTCGCTGGAAATGGCATGGAAGATAATGCTCGTAATTGTCTGGCTGCTGCTCACATCCCAGGTTTACGAATCTGCAAAGGCCTTTGTCCTTGTTGGGAGTGGAGGAATAGCGTTCGGGAAGTTGAATGAATCATATCTGAGTTCGATGAGAAGCGGCAGCAAGGATGCGGGTTTCATGGGCTACATTCCATACGTCGTGCTGCTGATCTGGGTCGTCGGCTTTTTCATCTTTGCGGCGGTGGTCCTCTGAAAAACGGGGTGGTGATTCAATGAAGAGATCATGGATTTCAATCGCAACGGTGTACGCACCGATGCTCGGCGTGCCTGTCCTGCTGTATCTCTACCTCATAGCGCTGCTGGCACATGCGGGTTCAGTCTCGAGGATCTTGCTGTCGCTGATCATGCTCGGCCTCATCATCTTCGGGATCATGGGATTCAGGGACGTGTTTCTTGAGAACGAAAAGCCTGCCCACTTCATTGAGCTTAAGGAAGGAGCGTCGGAGACCCATGTGCAGGAAGCGGCAGCCGGCGGCGAAGGACAGAAGTCTGTTGAGATTGTCGTGAAGCGATTCAACCCGTCTACCGGTTCACTCGACAGTCATACCTTCAGGACGAGGGTACATCACTTCTCAACGGTGCTCGACGCGCTGATTGATATCAAACAGGAGCAGGACAATACACTGTCAATGCGGTACAGCTGCAGAATGGGCATCTGCGGATCGTGTGCCATGGTCGTCAACGGAAAACCTGTGCTGGCATGCGAGACAAACATACTGCAGAACCTGAAGGAAGACAGGATTGAAGTGTCGCCGATGCTGGGACATCCGCTTCTCAGGGATCTGGTGACCGACTTTGACGATTTCTTCGCACGGCATAAGCGCATTAAGCCGCACATAGTCAGAAAAGATGAGGAGGAAAAGTATCTCGCCGACAAGGAATATCCTCAGTCGAAGGAGGAACTCAGCAAGTACCTGCCTTTCTCCTACTGCATCATGTGCGGCCTGTGTGTAGATGCCTGTCCGGTTGTCAACATCAATCCGCGCTTTATCGGCCCGCAGGCGCTGTCGCAGGTTCAGAGATACTATTCCGATTCCAGGGATGAGCTTGGCGCCGCGAGGCTGGACATGGTGGACAAGCTGGAGGACGTCTGGGACTGCGAGTTTGCAGGTGCGTGCTCGGTTGCCTGCCCGAAAGGGGTGGATCCTGCATTTGCAATACAGCTTCTGAAGTCTGAAATTGTCCGGAGAGATCTTACAGGAAAGTAGCGGACTTGAAACAGCATGAGAAGCACAGGCGCGCATGCACAGCCAGGAGCGTAAGCATTGAGACGAGTTCAGAGGCTTATGCGGTGACTGGAAGATGCGTGTTCCCTGGCTTCATCCAGCGACTTGAATGAGATGTTATCCGCAGGGCAGGAGAGATGCCTGACCGCTCCGTGGAGCATCCATCCCTCATAATTCTGGAACGACATGCCGCATTGACGGCACTCGAGCGTCACCATATTATCAATTGAGCAAAGGGCATCTAGGCTAATCATTCTTCCGTAACGATCTGTAGCACACCTGCCTCCGCGTGCTTCATCGAAGCAGCCTGCGTTCAATCGACGACAGTCTGCCGGTCTCCCGCCGGACCCATGCCTGTTCGGCAGCGAGCGCTTCGGCGGCGTCGCGAAGCTGTTCTGTAATTCGAGCGCTGCTGCTGCCTCCCCTGGACGATCTCATCTCTATCGCCTCGGAAGCGCCTGCAGGCAGGATGGTTCCCTGTTCCGAAAGCGTCTCCCTGAAACTCCTGCCGGAGTCGAGCGATGCTTTCACCGCCCTGCCTACTGTTTCATGAGCCTCCCTGAAGGGCATGCCCGCCCTCACCAGCATGTCCACGGCTTCCACCGAAAAGGAAAAATCGTCAGAAGCTGACAGGCGCAGCGCCTCGCTGTTGAATCTGACGCCCGTCAGCAGTGCGGAAACCATTGAAAGCATCGAGGATAGCGTATCAAATGATCTGAAAAGCGGTCTCTTTGTATGCTGCATATCGCTCGCGTAGCCCACGGGCAGGGATTTCAGTATGGACATCACTTCGAAAAGGGCGGAGAAGAGCGAAGAACTCTTCCCCCTGATGTGTTCTGCCATATCCGGATTCTTCTTGTGCGGCATTATGCTGCTGCCGGTGGAAAGAGAATCGGGCAGCTCGATGTAGGAGAATTCCGCACTGCTCCACAACACCATTTCCTCTGCAATCGAGCTGAGATGAAGTCCAAGCATGGCGTTCGCGAAGCATGCATCGATAACGAAATCCCTGTCGGATGTGGCATCCATTGAATTTGAAAAGGGCCTGCTGAAACCGAGCAGTTCCGCCGTGTAGCGAGTGTCAATCGGATGGCTTGTGCCTGCGATGGCTCCGGCGCCGAGGGGGGACACATCCATCCTGCGGCCGTTCCCCCTGAGCCTGTCGAAATCACGCTCAAAACGCCAGAAATGTGCGAGCATGTGATGGGACAGGAAGACAGGCTGTGCCCTCTGCAGGTGTGTGTACGACGGCATCGCCGTCCTGCGGTGCGCCCTTGCAACATTCAGCAGCGTCTTCTGCAGCGCGGCTACCATGCGTGCCGTCTCAGATGTCTGCTCCCTGACATAAAGACGCAGGTCCAGTGCAATCTGGTCGTTTCTGCTCCTCGCTGTGTGCAACTTCTGTCCGGCGACGGGTAGCATGGCTGTCAGGCGGCTTTCGACGGCCATGTGAACATCCTCCTCACCCTTCAGGAAAAGACCGGGGTCGGAAGCGTTCTCCCGGTATATCGCCGCAAGGCCGGTCTTTATTTCGGCGAACTCCTGAGGCGTGAGCAGGCGAGCGCGCCTGAGCCCGCCAGCATGAGCGATGCTGCCAACGATGTCGTGCTTGAACAGCTTGAAATCCTCGGGAGAGGATGAAAAATCCAGTGCGTCAGGATTGAGACTATCGCTGAACCTTCCGCTCCAGAGTTTCTTTTCTGACATCCGCCTTTTTCAACTCCCCGGCTGCCGTTCCCCTCATAGGGAGTCCTGCAATATAGATGAAACCTTCCGCAGCCTTCTGATCAAATGTGTCGCCCCTGCCGTATGTGGAGAGTCTCGACTCGTACTTCGAATATTCAGAAGAAGTGCCGGTGACCGTTGATTTTCCCTTGAACAGCATGACCTTCACTTCACCGGTAACATGCTCCTGCGTTTTGTCCAGAAATGACTCAATTGCGGTTCTGAGCTCGGTGAACCACATACCGTTATAGACGAGTTCGGAGAACTTCGCCTCCACGAGCGGCTTGAACAGATTGACTTCCCTTGACAGTACGAGACTCTCCAGCGCCCTGTGTGCCTGTAGTATTACCGTTGCAGCAGGGCACTCATAATTCTCCCTCGACTTGATGCCCACAAACCTGTCCTCGACATGATCTATTCTGCCGACGCCGTTCAGACCGGCAACGGCGGTGACCTCCCTTATCAGCCTCGACAGCTTCATCCTGCTGCCGTTGAGCGATACAGGCACGCCCTTTGAGAATCCTAAAGTGATTCGGGCCGGAGTGTCCGGCCAGAGATCCTGATGCGACGTCCATTCATATATTTCCTCCGGCGGTTCGACGGAGGGGTCTTCCAGCTCGCCTCCCTCGATGCTCCGACCCCAGAGATTCTCGTCTGTGCTGAATCTGGACGGCTGAGATTTCTTCAGCATGATGCCGTGCCTGGCTGCGTACTCAATCTCATCCTCCCTGTTCATGTTCCATTCACGGATTGGTGCTATGACCTTCAGAGAAGGGTCCATGGCGGCGAACGTGAATTCAAAACGCACCTGATCGTTGCCCTTCCCCGTGCAGCCGTGGGCTACATAATCCGCCCCGTACTTCTTCGCCACATCCGCTATCTTCGCCGCAATAAGGGGCCTTGCGAGCGCGGTGCTGAGAGGGTACTTGCCCTCATATAGCGCATTCGCTTTAATTGCCGGAGCAACGTAGTCTTCTGCGAATTCATCCTTAGCATCGATGACGGCCGCGTCGATGGCCCCGTTCGAAAGAGCTCTTTCTGCGCCTTCCTTCAGATCCTCCTTCTGGCCAACGTCCACAGATACAGTAATCACATCAACAGAGTACTTTTCTTTGATCCACCGTATAGCCACACTCGTATCCAGACCGCCCGAGTATGCCAGGACGGCGATTTTGCTTTCCTTTGATGACTTCAAATAATGCACCTTCAAGCGCATCCGCCGGACTGCTGTTAATTGTGATGTAAACTGTACGACTGAATCACGGCATAGAGTCTGAAAATAGACAAAAACAGTCTTCAGCTCACCAGACGGCTGAGAATATTGTATGCCCTGAGCACGTCGGACTCGCTGACAACGAACGTGGATTCGGTGTTACAGCTCACCACTTCAAGGCAGTTTATTCCTTCCTCCGCCAGTGCCGAAGAAAATCGAACGAGCACGCCAGGCGTCCCCACAATGGATTCCGGACTCTGGACCGTTATTTCACTCAGCCTGTGTATGATCTCAGTCACAAGATCCCTGTCGAGGATTGCGAGCGTTTCTTCAACCATCTCCTCGTCAAGAATTATCGTCAGCACCTTGCTCCCCTGCTGCACAGTAAACATGCTGTTGTTTCTAGACAGCGCATTCTGCTGTATGCGCTGGAGAGCCTGAAGCGTCCTGGGCTCGTTCCGTGCGGCAATAATGGAAACTTTTGACTTCATCCGCACGCGGCTGTTGCGGATGGTCGCCATTATATTCATTTCTCTGGCCTTGCGGTTGTGTAACTCCTGCTGAAAGCGCCTGCAGGCCACCATGACTGCCTCTTCGTTTTTAGCGCCTGTCTCCTCCATTATCTTTCTGGCGAGCGCAGAAAAATTAACAACATCGTATGACAGGCAGTCCATTATGCTTGGATGCTGACCTATGTAATCCCTGGTGATCTCCGCTGAAGTCTTCTCGGTCAAAGTGATATCGGGGCGTCGTATACCATTTTCAGTTAAAAAACTAACCTGAGCGCCCTGAACGTGATGTCATCACACAATCGGGCTTTTCCGCGTATCGCACTCACACACGCATCACTTGACCGTGGTCACGAAACTCTTTGTCATCGCAACGAAGGCGGCGATATCATCCTCCGTGACAACGAGCGGTGGCACCAGTCTGACCACCGAATCGTGTGCCACATTTACGAGGAAGCCCCTGCTGAACGCGAATTCCGCGAATTTTTTTGCGTATTCGGCATTCAGCTGCACACCAATCATCAGTCCTCTGCCGCGGACTGTTTCGAAAAATGGCCTGCCGGCGAACGATTCCGTAATACCCGATGTCAGCGCATCGCCCTTCCTCAAGACGCTGTCCATGAATCCGTCACTTTCGATAATATCCAGCGTAGCGAGTGCCGCCGCGGAAGCAAGCGGGTTTCCGCCGAAGGTCGAACCGTGGTCGCCGGCGTTGATGCGCTCCGCTGTTTGAGCGTTAAGAATGACAGCGCCGATTGGCACACCCCCGGCCAGGCCCTTTGCGACGGTGACTATGTCCGGTGAGCATTGCTTCTCCCACTGATGCGCAAACATCCTGCCGGTCCTTCCCATGCCCGTCTGAACTTCATCCATGATGAGAAGAGAACCATTTGCATGCACGGCTTCGCTTATTTCACTGAGGAAGCCTTCGGGCGGCACGACCACACCGCCTTCTCCCTGAATTGGTTCGATAATCACTGCGGCTACATCTCCGTCAAGTTTTGACCTGAGCGAGGATGCGGAGCCGTAATCGAAGAAATCCACATTTCCATAGATGAGCGGCTCGAAACCTTTCCAGTATTTCGGCTGTCCAGTGACAGACAGGGCCATAAGAGTTCTTCCGTGAAAAGAGTTGTGGGCTGCAATGAACTTCTTCCTGCCGGTGGCCTTGACCGCAAACTTCAGCGCAGCTTCATTCGCCTCCGCACCGCTGTTGCAGAAGAATGATTTCATCTGCCTTCCGCGGAAAACCTTCGCGAGTCTTGACGCGAGCTTCGCCTGGTTTTCCACTTCATAAAGATTGGATGTGTGTATGAGATTGCTCGCCTGGTTGCATATCGCCGCAACGAGCTTCGGATTGCCGTGACCGACGACGTTGACGGCGATGCCGCCGACAAAATCGACATACTCTTTACCTGAAGTGTCCCACAGTCTGGCGCCCTTTCCACGCACGAAGGAGACGTTCTGCCTTTTGTAAACGGACAAAAGGTCTCCGCCTTTCTGATGCTCTGTATGAGCCATTTCAAACCCGTATTTCTGTGCCATTCAGAATTCCCTCCCTGAAAAATGCAGACAGGCTGTCCGGCCTGCTGCCCATTATACAGACTCTTTCCACGCCAGACATCACTGCACTGCCCGCGGCATTGATCTTTGGCAACATCCCGTCGCGGATATCTCCGCTCGCGAGCAGAGGGCGTATATCTTCATAACGTATGCTTTTCAGCACATTGGCGTTGACAATTATGCCGGGCACATCCGTCATGAGCAGCAGCGTTGATGCACGGAGCGCCGAGGCTACGGACGAGGCAACTTCGTCAGCATTTACATTATACAGCGTGCCGGAACCGTCGGCACAGAGCGGATAAATGACCGGAACGGCCTTCATGTCGAATAGAGCATCCAGTATCTTTCTGTTGACGGAAACAATCTGCCCTACGAGCCCTAAATCTATACCGTCGTTCGAGCGCTCCCTGCGTCTGCATGTAACCATTCCGCCGGAAAACGCAGGAAGAGGAATGGCCGTAATGCCCAGTCTCGTAAGCGAAAGTGCAATCTCAGCGGACTTCTTTGAGAGAGACATCTGAACTGCTTCCAGCACATCCGGCGTCGTTATGCGGAGGCCGCCGGCTTTGGCCGTCTCAATCGACAGTCGTTTGCAGAGCTCGTCAATCTCTTTCCCGCCGCCGTTCACTATGACGATACGGCCACCCCGTGTCAGACCTTCTCCCACAGCCGTGGCAATTTCGTCGATGGCACTTGCTGATTGTATTGCGGCGCCGCCGAATTTTATGACGGTAACGTCATCATTCCTAAGTTGTGTATGCCGAGTTAATCCTGACATAACCATAACTCATATCACATCCCAGCGCTACAGCGCTGCCCTTTCCCTTGTGCAATTCGATTGTGAATTTCACTTCCCTCTTCCTCATCAGATTCGCGGCCCTTCCGGGTTTATCCGAAACTATGCCGGACGAAATCACAGGATATTTCCTGTCTTCGCCTATCGATACATCGAGTTTTGAAAAATCGATATCGCAACCCGAGCTGCCCAGTGCCGCGGCTACGCGGCCAACGTTGGGATCGCCGCCAAAGACCGCACACTTTACCAGATTTGATTTGACCACGGCTCTTGCGGCGAGTCTTGCCTGCTGCACATTTCTTGCACCGTTGACTTCTACCGTCAGCAGCTTCGTCTCTCCCTCGCCATCCATGGCAAGCATGCGCGCGAGCTGGTGCATGACATAACCAAAGGCTTCTTCGAACATCGGATCGTTGCGAATGGAGGGTCCGCCTGCAGAACCGTTGGACAGCACAAGCACAGAATCATTTGTGCTCTGATCTCCGTCGATGCAGACCATGTTTAATGTGTCCTCAATGTAACTGTCAAGACACTTCTGGAGATAGCGGCTGGAAACGGGAGCATCCGTTGTTACAAAGGTCAGAGTCGTTGCGTGAAGACCCTTCATATCCGGAGCAATCATTCCTGAACCTTTGGTCATGCCTCCTATTCTTATCCTGCGGCCATCGGAAAGTGTCTGTTCAACGGCAACCTCCTTTCTGGTTTTGTCAGTTGTCATTATGGCTTCTGCCGCCTTTGTGCCCGCGGAAAGAGAATCGGACAGAGAGGAAACGGCGTCCTTGATGCCTGCATAGACCTTCTTCATCGGAAGAAACTGGCCGATTACTCCTGTGGAGAAAACGGTCATTTTTCCGGCAGGGACGCCGAGAAGCTTTGCCGCATATGCGCCCATCTGCTTTGCGTCTCTAATCCCCCTCACGCCTGTCAGTGCATTGGCGTTTCCGCTGTTGATGACAGCGCCGTTGATTCTGCGCTTCCCGGCAGAAATAATGGAGGCAGTGACAAGGACAGGTGCAGCCTTGAGCCTGTTTGATGTGAACACAGCTGCGGTGTTGCAGACCTTTCCCGAGTAAATCAGGGCAATGTCGTTCTTTCCCGACTTTCTCAGCCCTCCTCTTCCCGCCGAGGCGGAAAAACCTGCCGGCGCGGTAACGCCGCCTTCTATTACTTTCAATTCTATCTACCCACGCCCGTCGGGCCTGCCAGAAGCCCTGATGTTTCCGGAAGGTTCAGCATGATGTTGGCGTTCTGGACGGCCTGCCCGCTGGCCCCTTTCATAAGATTATCAATGAAAACGAGAAGTATCGTCCCGTCCTGTGTGCTCCTGACGTCAATCACGCAATGGTTCGTGCCGCTGACCATGTTCAGGCTCCCTTCAATACCTGCACGTACGAACGGCGAATCCGAATAAAATGAAGCAAGCTTCTTTCCAACTTCGCCCGCGTCAGTGCCTGGAAGATATATCGTTTCTTCAATACCCCGTATGATCGGGACAAGATGCGGGACGAATGTAAGACTGACTTTCCTTCCCGCCGCCTCGTCAAGAAGGCCCCTTATCTCGGGCATGTGCCTGTGCCTGTTAACGTTATACGGCGCTATGTTTCCTGCGATCTCCGAATGGTGTGTGAACTGCGACGGCTCTTTTCCTGCGCCGGACGTGCCGCTCTTGGCATCTATGATAACTGGCCCCGAGATTAAGGACGCGATCGGAAGAAGCGAAAGCAGCGCTGCAGTTGGATAGCACCCTGGATTCGCGACTATGCTTGCTTCGGAAATCATGCGCCTGTTAATTTCAGGCAGCCCGTAAACGCTGTTCTCGAGATTGACCGCGTCGAGATGCTGCATTCCGTACGTCTGTTCAAAGAGCGAAGCAGGGTGCAGTCTGTAGTCCGGTCCGAGATCCACAACCCGTACGCCCGCTTCTATCAGTTTCGGGACTGTCTTCATGGACGCACCTGCGGGCATGCACAGGAAAGCCACATCCATTCCGTCCGCCTCGCCGAAGTCCTCCCTGCCGGAAACTACAACCTCACTGTTGAGCCACGGATAGATGCTACGGATTTTTTTGCCCGCCATGCTCGCCGATTGTGCAAACGACAATTCGAGACCAGGATGGCCGGCGATAATGCGCAGTAGCTCGTTTCCCGTATAACCGCCGATACCGAACACGCCGGCTCTTCTGGCTTCAGATATGTGCATTTATATGCGCAGATAAAAACGTGGACATATTCCCTCTGTCCGATTCTATACATTATCCTGTTGCAAATGTCTCTGCCGTGACAACACGAATTGGAGCGCTCTGGGGGGACCTGTGCCACACAACGAAATGCGAACAGCTTAAATTGCCGCCCGGGATTTGATCGGCATGGCCAAATGGCTGTTCAAGGAAGAACCCTCAAATTACAGTTTTGAGCATCTGGAGATGGACGGGACGGCAACCTGGGACGGGGTGCGAAATAACACGGCTCTCAGGAATCTGAGCCTCGTGAAGAAGGGTGATGAAATCATCTATTACCACACGGGTGATGAGAAAGCCGCTGCTGGGCTCGCCGAATCGACATCCGATGCCTTCAGAGATGACGAAGGATTCTGGGTTGTCAGAATAAGACCGG containing:
- a CDS encoding argininosuccinate synthase, whose amino-acid sequence is MRLKVHYLKSSKESKIAVLAYSGGLDTSVAIRWIKEKYSVDVITVSVDVGQKEDLKEGAERALSNGAIDAAVIDAKDEFAEDYVAPAIKANALYEGKYPLSTALARPLIAAKIADVAKKYGADYVAHGCTGKGNDQVRFEFTFAAMDPSLKVIAPIREWNMNREDEIEYAARHGIMLKKSQPSRFSTDENLWGRSIEGGELEDPSVEPPEEIYEWTSHQDLWPDTPARITLGFSKGVPVSLNGSRMKLSRLIREVTAVAGLNGVGRIDHVEDRFVGIKSRENYECPAATVILQAHRALESLVLSREVNLFKPLVEAKFSELVYNGMWFTELRTAIESFLDKTQEHVTGEVKVMLFKGKSTVTGTSSEYSKYESRLSTYGRGDTFDQKAAEGFIYIAGLPMRGTAAGELKKADVRKETLERKVQR
- a CDS encoding succinate dehydrogenase/fumarate reductase flavoprotein subunit, with the translated sequence MEILEYDVIILGSGLGGLTTAIHASLKSKKKLRIAIVTKLHAMRSHSVSAEGGISGVLYPETNKDSKELHAYDTVKGSDYLADQDAVELLVENAPNEIRFYDHIGVAWNRNDAGQIQQRPFGGMSIPRTAFAADKTGFFMMRALYDEVTGFENIEVFHEHFATKIFLDGQRFTGLFAIDLSTGAMKLFKGSACVIATGGFSRIYGFTTTSHSSTGDGIALAYRAGLPLKDMEFVQFHPTGLVPSGILITEAARGEGGYLRNNKNERFMEKYAKSKMELAPRDIVSRAIVTEIGQGNGFTHEETGMKYVHLDLTHLDGRLLDERLPMIKELSIKMLNIDPHKEPLPIRPAAHFTMGGIHTNIKGEVMAGATGKPAGGIWAVGECGCVSVHGSNRLGSNSLSQCSVWGRFAGEAVPGYVNSIGGRADGAEIVRQGEAEEKRVNALLEGGGSVNPYELQTKLQNTMDELVYVYRRSDELQKASAAIKEIRKQYADIHVTDRGTAYNTNLRDALQVENLIDLAEVVVEGALRRKESRGAHAMIEYPKRDDANWLKHTIASRGKKGVKIEYIPVTLTRWEPQERVY
- a CDS encoding acetylornithine transaminase — encoded protein: MAQKYGFEMAHTEHQKGGDLLSVYKRQNVSFVRGKGARLWDTSGKEYVDFVGGIAVNVVGHGNPKLVAAICNQASNLIHTSNLYEVENQAKLASRLAKVFRGRQMKSFFCNSGAEANEAALKFAVKATGRKKFIAAHNSFHGRTLMALSVTGQPKYWKGFEPLIYGNVDFFDYGSASSLRSKLDGDVAAVIIEPIQGEGGVVVPPEGFLSEISEAVHANGSLLIMDEVQTGMGRTGRMFAHQWEKQCSPDIVTVAKGLAGGVPIGAVILNAQTAERINAGDHGSTFGGNPLASAAALATLDIIESDGFMDSVLRKGDALTSGITESFAGRPFFETVRGRGLMIGVQLNAEYAKKFAEFAFSRGFLVNVAHDSVVRLVPPLVVTEDDIAAFVAMTKSFVTTVK
- the argB gene encoding acetylglutamate kinase, producing the protein MSGLTRHTQLRNDDVTVIKFGGAAIQSASAIDEIATAVGEGLTRGGRIVIVNGGGKEIDELCKRLSIETAKAGGLRITTPDVLEAVQMSLSKKSAEIALSLTRLGITAIPLPAFSGGMVTCRRRERSNDGIDLGLVGQIVSVNRKILDALFDMKAVPVIYPLCADGSGTLYNVNADEVASSVASALRASTLLLMTDVPGIIVNANVLKSIRYEDIRPLLASGDIRDGMLPKINAAGSAVMSGVERVCIMGSRPDSLSAFFREGILNGTEIRV
- a CDS encoding ACT domain-containing protein; this encodes MTEKTSAEITRDYIGQHPSIMDCLSYDVVNFSALARKIMEETGAKNEEAVMVACRRFQQELHNRKAREMNIMATIRNSRVRMKSKVSIIAARNEPRTLQALQRIQQNALSRNNSMFTVQQGSKVLTIILDEEMVEETLAILDRDLVTEIIHRLSEITVQSPESIVGTPGVLVRFSSALAEEGINCLEVVSCNTESTFVVSESDVLRAYNILSRLVS
- the argJ gene encoding bifunctional glutamate N-acetyltransferase/amino-acid acetyltransferase ArgJ — its product is MKVIEGGVTAPAGFSASAGRGGLRKSGKNDIALIYSGKVCNTAAVFTSNRLKAAPVLVTASIISAGKRRINGAVINSGNANALTGVRGIRDAKQMGAYAAKLLGVPAGKMTVFSTGVIGQFLPMKKVYAGIKDAVSSLSDSLSAGTKAAEAIMTTDKTRKEVAVEQTLSDGRRIRIGGMTKGSGMIAPDMKGLHATTLTFVTTDAPVSSRYLQKCLDSYIEDTLNMVCIDGDQSTNDSVLVLSNGSAGGPSIRNDPMFEEAFGYVMHQLARMLAMDGEGETKLLTVEVNGARNVQQARLAARAVVKSNLVKCAVFGGDPNVGRVAAALGSSGCDIDFSKLDVSIGEDRKYPVISSGIVSDKPGRAANLMRKREVKFTIELHKGKGSAVALGCDMSYGYVRINSAYTT
- a CDS encoding succinate dehydrogenase/fumarate reductase iron-sulfur subunit; translated protein: MGFRDVFLENEKPAHFIELKEGASETHVQEAAAGGEGQKSVEIVVKRFNPSTGSLDSHTFRTRVHHFSTVLDALIDIKQEQDNTLSMRYSCRMGICGSCAMVVNGKPVLACETNILQNLKEDRIEVSPMLGHPLLRDLVTDFDDFFARHKRIKPHIVRKDEEEKYLADKEYPQSKEELSKYLPFSYCIMCGLCVDACPVVNINPRFIGPQALSQVQRYYSDSRDELGAARLDMVDKLEDVWDCEFAGACSVACPKGVDPAFAIQLLKSEIVRRDLTGK
- the argH gene encoding argininosuccinate lyase — protein: MSEKKLWSGRFSDSLNPDALDFSSSPEDFKLFKHDIVGSIAHAGGLRRARLLTPQEFAEIKTGLAAIYRENASDPGLFLKGEEDVHMAVESRLTAMLPVAGQKLHTARSRNDQIALDLRLYVREQTSETARMVAALQKTLLNVARAHRRTAMPSYTHLQRAQPVFLSHHMLAHFWRFERDFDRLRGNGRRMDVSPLGAGAIAGTSHPIDTRYTAELLGFSRPFSNSMDATSDRDFVIDACFANAMLGLHLSSIAEEMVLWSSAEFSYIELPDSLSTGSSIMPHKKNPDMAEHIRGKSSSLFSALFEVMSILKSLPVGYASDMQHTKRPLFRSFDTLSSMLSMVSALLTGVRFNSEALRLSASDDFSFSVEAVDMLVRAGMPFREAHETVGRAVKASLDSGRSFRETLSEQGTILPAGASEAIEMRSSRGGSSSARITEQLRDAAEALAAEQAWVRRETGRLSSIERRLLR